The Plasmodium gaboni strain SY75 chromosome 5, whole genome shotgun sequence nucleotide sequence aaaaaaaattaaatatatatgtatatatggATAGATGcatattatgtatatttttataattaaagataaatgtttatattttaaaactgagaaatattttatgcCCATTTTAGAAATGAGTATTTCCTTTTTGTAtgttattttaaaatatctaTTCTCAGTTATTATATATCGTGAATGAaatgaaatttttttaaaatgcTACAGcattatattaaatatgtacatataaaaaattctattattatatatgcataaaattttatttaaacaaaagaaataatacttttcttttgaatgaatgtaaaaattatgaaacaattctaataacatatagtaatatatttcatatatattgagggaatattgttattcctattttaataatgttTTTGTATGAATACTTAGAAAGAGATAATGTAAAAGGTTCAATATAACcatgatattattaaaaaaaatatatatctcAATTTTGTTGATTCGTATTTTTATTGAACTTGAAGATATTTTTAAGCGATTTCTAATTCgttattaataaatataaatatatatatatatatatatatatatatatgtatcaAAAAGGCAAGACAACcaaaagtatatatatgatatattttataataatagtataAGCAATACTTGTATTTTCATACAACCTTAATACTAATTcgttatattatatgtataaatatataagtttgagatataattaatttatattaattgatactttttttttttttttttttttttttttcgaAAATGTTAAAAGGCCTCAAAATTTGtatacataattttatatttctctttagtaaatattatattcttttatcttttataaccacttaataaaagaataaataaaaaaaaaaaaagacaaaAAACATTGGTAAATCTTTAAAATTcaatttctttttataaaacaataaaattatgtgttattttcataaaactttgatgttatataattatacttttacaaaataagtatattttttccatacataatattcattgaaatattaataaaaaaataaaataaataaagtTCTTTATCatgaatttataaaaaaaaacatatatttattttaaatatggacatgatatatttttataatatgtaaattatttttctatttctatttctttatcttttttgtgtgtgttataaataatttaatatttttcttcaaaAAGTCCATCagatatataaacaaaacGTGGTGTTACTTCTTCTCCtttataataagaataaattATACCTGCTTCCATATCAAGTGATTCTCCCATATAAAATTCAAAATCGTCAAAGTTTGttaaaatatgtttaataaATGGTTGAGCTTTAGTTTTAAAAATTTCAACACGATCTGGTTTTTTCTCTTCTAAATATTTGGCAATCTTTTgcatataatttttaatataagcactatattcttttttacTAAAAGCAGTGGAAGTCAATTGAAAGGAATCAACAATATCAATAACATGTTCAACGTCTGCTCCCATTCCTTCTACAGCATCTTCACTATTATCAGCAATACCATAATCTTCATTTCCctttattcttttatttgattttaCTTCAAAAGCTATTTCTCTAAATTCTGGTACTTCAAATGGATCTTGTTGAACATAAGAATCGGAACATACTTCATCATTTGTAAAAACGTCTTTATATACTTTCATTTTTAACAAAAATTAGGAGAataatgtatttttttataataattatattattaaaatttttataaaaatataaaatttttatttaaaaacaagacaataattattaaatttttaaaaacaaaaattcaaaaatatatatttattttttaaatggataaataaatatatacaatatatatatatatatattttatgctaacaatattatatataataaaatatatggaaataatattttttattgttataaaaaaaNNNNNNNNNNNNNNNNNNNNNNNNNNNNNNNNNNNNNNNNNNNNNNNNNNNNNNNNNNNNNNNNNNNNNNNNNNNNNNNNNNNNNNNNNNNNNNNNNNNNNNNNNNNNNNNNNNNNNNNNNNNNNNNNNNNNNNNNNNNNNNNNNNNNNNNNNNNNNNNNNNNNNNNNNNNNNNNNNNNNNNNNNNNNNNNNNNNNNNNNNNNNNNNNNNNNNNNNNNNNNNNNNNNNNNNNNNNNNNNNNNNNNNNNNNNNNNNNNNNNNNNNNNNNNNNNNNNNNNNNNNNNNNNNNNNNNNNNNNNNaaaaaaaaatgaaacaattaaaattagaaattttaaaagaaaaaagaaaaaattgaagagatggaaataataacaaagataagaaaatgaaaaaaaaaaaaaaaaaaaaaaaaaaattaaaatttatattatatatacatatatattatcacatactaattttttttttttttttttttttaatattttaatgcTCCTTTTaacaacatatatatataatatatatatcgtatatatgtatacatataatatatatatgatatatatataaatgtttcattaatttttatttttgtgtTTATGTATTTCcctattttttttttattgtaaACTTAATAATCCATAAGggatataataataaatactGTTGTgtgataaaatatttcgtttacataaaaaaaaaaaatatatattaactaataataatataaaaattaataatttggggtatttttttttttttccctttttttttgtttttaaaaaagtaAGGCTgtatatatgaacataataaatatatacaataatatataaataaatatatatatttatatatattatataatacatttaaaCATGAAATAACAAAAgtgttattattatatataaaacaaaattacacattgtttatatagtattatatttgtattcATTTAGTAcataaagaaaaaatataaaacgggaaaaaaaaaaacattgcaataaatattgtgtatattattctattaaaagaatagttttaaaatgtaactttttttttaaagtacattattatatatatatatatataatataatttaatataataaatttttttttttttttttttttgctgTTAGTATTTACCAAAATGAACAGAATTATCTATATGATTATCATAATACTGGCTTTATTAAATTGTAAAAGTTATTGTAAATCAAAATTGAAAAAAGGTAACAATGTAAattgaattattatatattattatttatttatctgtacagtattatatacaataatGTTGTAATTTTGTGGTAATTGTTAAAGAGGgaaaatacatacatatataggttatatatatataataccaatatgtatgtaatttttttttttttttttttcccctAACATTTGTTCATATAACCTAATAATAggtaataaaaaaggaaaaaagAATGTATCCTTAGGTGGAGAATTTTTAGGTGATATTACACCTATGCCTAATTCTGTTTATAATATGCATGTtgatttaaataaaaattacgaattaaataattttgttcgtaatgaaaatgagcatataaataaaatattatttttaatgtatAAAGAACATAATAATACGATGAAGGAACTTGAAGAAATTATGAATTCAAGACAAAACATAATTCAATACTTAATTAAAGAAATGggaaaattaaaagataattAAAGTATTCTTTAAATTGAAGCAAAAGgattatattatattatatacatacacatatatatatatatatatacatatatgtaataattaaatgtttttaatttttaatacaattgtttttactttttcttttttggTAATATTTCAAAgctatattttttgttcagaattttaatttttataaaaattaatttttccATTGAATTAATTTGTCTCAATTCGCATTTgatattttcttctttttttttaattatatatatgaattgtattccttttaattaatttatcagcacgagaatatataatatatatatttctacagataaataaaaaaataccCAATATCCAACactttattatttttatttattttctttttttttatgagcatattttatttattatgatttaaaaaaaaaaaaaaaaaaaaaaaaaaaaaaaaggtattatacaaataaaataataagatatataatatacatacaaATGTGTTGTAATATTGGGTGGTATACactattatatacaaaaacatttttaatttctaTTTTGATTTTAAAGTAATTTGCTTTTTTCATtgaaaaagatataatatatatataatgaatcaatataattttcgtattttttataactttttttttttttttttttttttttttatatttataaggcaaagaataaaaaaataaaagtaattACACCCTATGAGAGAACAACCAGTCCATGCAAcattattgttatatatataatatttaatttaattttagccacttaattttttttttttaaaattaaaacatattgaaaatattatttattaaaaataaaataaatattaatgttgcataaaataaatataacaattattataaaacagaatttttttgttttgttttgtattttaattattatattgttttattttgtttGGTATTTGATAAGAgattattaattattattaacattttttaattttaaacacaaaaaatataaaaataaaaaaataaaaaaacattatataCTTTGTATTCGTGTAAAAAAAgattaattatataaatatattattaatttgttttaaagttattaatatatataatatattatattatacatatacacccatataatatgtttttaataaacttttaaatatattaagatacaaaatattctattaatataaaatacataagAATAATCTGATAAAAATGGTTTtaaattatgtatatatagCGTTAGCAGGTGTATTGCACACTTTAAACAAAAGATATTTAGACATTAAAGACATAGGTGTAACCTATTTAACgtattttgtttttttaatttcatgttatttattaaagaattatttttcatggaagtttcttaattttataagaaTTGTGAAAAGCTCCATAGttctaataatatgtttaataaGCTTAAAATGTTTAGATTTGAACCTGACCTTAAGTATTAACTTTTTTTACTTATACAATATTTTACAGCTAAGTAACTTTTTAGAAGTAATTACATCaggaaataaaaaaagaaataacAAATCAACAAATGTAGAGGAAAGAGTAATTAATAAATACGAGTTaagaaatgaaaatgaagaaaaaaattatgaattAATTGGAGATACATCAAAACATTTAGAAAAAATtgcaaaaaaaatattaaataataaaaaaaaattagaagaaaatgaatgtatattaaaagaaaaagaaattattgATGAAATagaaagaaaagaaaaagaagaagaagaaattatgaaaatgaaaaataatcttaatgctaaaaaaaataaagataaaaaggacaaaataaatatatacggtatttatgttttctttttacaaaccttttatatattttttttttattttttttggaatTATATTCAGAatttgattattataaaaatattcttaaCTTTACAATTAGCTAAATGTCTCATTTCTTTTGTTAGTAATTTCTGgataaataatataaatataaatttattaaaaagaatgatacatatattagatatggtatatatgttttcaataagtttattttttacaaatattCTGTACAATACATCAGACAATACACATTTATTACGTAACTTTTCAGTATATTCTATTGTATTTCATGTATATTATGCATATGTCCTATTTgttaattatatatacacatatcATAAGCAGTTTAGATCATCTTTGTTCtcttttattttgttcttcCACGTATTTGGAATAATTGGAATGATAAAATTGTATTATCACGAGTATGGAAAGTCATTATTAATTCAGGTAACCTCATATAAATGctatataaaacaaatgaacaatataaataaaatatatatatatatatatatatatatatataatagtgTTCATATACACCTAtacataatttatatacatgtatttctttatatatatatatatatatttttttttttagtgCATACTATTTTACCTGATAAACGGTTTCGGAATAACATTTGGAGCTCATCGCTTATGGTCACATAGAGCATTTAAAGCTGGTCACATTGTTCAGGttctatttttaattttgaATAGTTTTGCAAATCAAGGGAGTGTAATAGTTTGGTCCATAAATCATCGTTTACACCATAAATATAGTGACACAAAATATGATCCTCATAATATAAGATATGGCTTCTTTTATAGTCACGTTGGATGGCTTTTATATCAGAAAACGAAATAtgtaaaagaaaaagagAAAGAAATTTATGTAGATGATTTATTACAAAATCCTTATCTTCTTTTACAACACAAATTAGATccatattttaattttttcttttgttttattatacctggtatatattcatattttatgtataataatttttgGGATGgattttttatattagGAGCTCTTCGTTGGATTATTACTTTACATGCTACATGGTCTATTAATAGTGCATCACATTCTTTTGGACATAGACCCtataatattgatataaaACCAAccaataatatttttacatcTATAGTAGCACTTGGAGAAGGATGTcataattatcatcatGTGTTCCCTTACTGTTATGCTATGaatgaaaatttttatattcttagTATAAACCCTACGAAATATCTGataaattttttctattatttaGGTTTAGTATGGGATTTAAAATGTGCAAAGAATATTTGTAAAGAAGTACGATTAAGAGAAACATTAAAATTAGAAAAGAGAAATAAAGCATTAAGTGAAAAcattaaaaatgaaataatgaaaaaagaagataCAAGTTATGTTATAGAGTTAATGAATTCTTTTAAAGCATTGTGTAatgattatttaaatatttcaacctttatgtatattttatactTCTTAAGAGATATTGTAATTATGATtactatatttttaattcacATATGTTACtgttataataaatatggaAATGGTACTATGTTTTCTACGATATCacaaaaatttaatatagaaaataataaatatttatcaatatcattttcctttttatttcatattattttatatacacTACCCATGGGAACTATGTTTGCAAGTTTATATGCATTAGTTTATGAATGTAAAAGAGAGCtactttttaaaaaacCACTATTTAATCATTTCTTTGGTAGTATtatttcatcatttattttgttaCCATATACTTCagataaaaatagaaaatcAGTATTAACAGCCTTGAATGAAGATTTCGTTAAAATTTTAAAGGGACCAATATATTTTGACATATATACTTTAATATTCTCCTTTTTTTTAGTATTCTATATAATgacatattatatatttggGTACTTTTATTTCtgtacattttttttaggaccatatattgtttttaatGCATGgttattaatttatatatatttattaaaaaatcCTCCATTTTTACAAATGGATATTAATACTAAAGAAGTGGATATTGGTGTTTTAAATTATGTTGCTTTCCAATCCTTACTTCAATGGAAAAAGAATAATTCAATTTATCAAAGTAAAAAGTGGTTATATAAAATGgttttttcatttattaatttcatACACCATCACTTATGTTATACTCATGTTGTTGAGTTCATTAATTCCAGTATACCAAGTTACAGAActaaagaaatatataaacatttcGATAAAACATTAGATCAGTATAATTTCCTACGCAATGACAAATTTATGGACGTACTCAAGGAGTTCTTATGAACGAAAAGGTTactacatatatatatatatatatatatgtatgtatgtatatatatatatttatgtatttataagaaatcaaaaaaaatatatgacaataatatatattgttctgtgtttatattatatgcTACAAgcattttattattttactttttcttacatatatgtatacatattatttgttgactttctttctttttttttgataagtatataattttttaaataaattataatacatattggaaaaagaaattataattttaaatataaaattgtttccatatttattaaaaaaaaaaaaaaaaaaaaaaaaaaaaacttttctctttttaaaacatcaatcaaattattttcacaagaaatttattttattatttttctttattattttccCATTCCCCTTCTACAAATAATTACATACAACCGTAGATATAAAAtctttaaaattaaaaaaggaTTGGTTTATTAAGAActcattattatataccTTAACTTTAgatgtttcttttttaggtttatatttatcaagATTTTGAGgtaatataatatctttggaaattaatttatcataattaaaatgagcataatatatatgatcTCCTTCATATAGAATAGCATAACCATGTTTCATTCCTCGAAACCAATATCCCTCATATCTATTTATATGATcataaacatatatacCATATCCATGTTTCATTCCTAAACAAAATTTTccattataattttctttttttttattatatatacttaatCCTTTTCTATGAGGAACAATGAATAACTTTTTTTGTTGTAGGTATTctacaatatttttatttttgttcaGTTTCTTTTCAGTATTGTTTATTAACCAATTTTGATctaatatatcaaaaatatttttcaatatttttttcttcttattatttataaatgtttcaagtttttcttttaaaaatttattttgttcattttcTGCATTTTCGCTATCATCACTGTCTTTATAGGTTCCATTAAATTCAATGGAAGTTTGATTTTCTtctaaaaatattatgGGCAAActatctttttttttaaacgATGAATAATCTTCAGGATTATCTATACTATTCAAAATAGAAGAATTCCttatttcataattatcatcattttgatagtcattaattttttgatGAACACTAATACTTTGAGGGTTACTTGTAATACTCTTGTTATTTCCATTTTGATCGTTAATGGTATTGCTAACATTGTTTATATCTTCAGCAGGATATGGAAcattcaaataatattttctttgTTCTTGCGTTATCATATCAGTTGTCACATGttctaattttttattatcattagTAGTATGattcataaaattaaatatgGTTTCT carries:
- a CDS encoding hypothetical protein (conserved Plasmodium protein, unknown function) yields the protein MNRIIYMIIIILALLNCKSYCKSKLKKGNKKGKKNVSLGGEFLGDITPMPNSVYNMHVDLNKNYELNNFVRNENEHINKILFLMYKEHNNTMKELEEIMNSRQNIIQYLIKEMGKLKDN
- a CDS encoding translationally-controlled tumor protein-like protein, translating into MKVYKDVFTNDEVCSDSYVQQDPFEVPEFREIAFEVKSNKRIKGNEDYGIADNSEDAVEGMGADVEHVIDIVDSFQLTSTAFSKKEYSAYIKNYMQKIAKYLEEKKPDRVEIFKTKAQPFIKHILTNFDDFEFYMGESLDMEAGIIYSYYKGEEVTPRFVYISDGLFEEKY
- a CDS encoding stearoyl-CoA desaturase, which gives rise to MVLNYVYIALAGVLHTLNKRYLDIKDIGVTYLTYFVFLISCYLLKNYFSWKFLNFIRIVKSSIVLIICLISLKCLDLNLTLSINFFYLYNILQLSNFLEVITSGNKKRNNKSTNVEERVINKYELRNENEEKNYELIGDTSKHLEKIAKKILNNKKKLEENECILKEKEIIDEIERKEKEEEEIMKMKNNLNAKKNKDKKDKINIYGIYVFFLQTFYIFFFYFFWNYIQNLIIIKIFLTLQLAKCLISFVSNFWINNININLLKRMIHILDMVYMFSISLFFTNILYNTSDNTHLLRNFSVYSIVFHVYYAYVLFVNYIYTYHKQFRSSLFSFILFFHVFGIIGMIKLYYHEYGKSLLIQCILFYLINGFGITFGAHRLWSHRAFKAGHIVQVLFLILNSFANQGSVIVWSINHRLHHKYSDTKYDPHNIRYGFFYSHVGWLLYQKTKYVKEKEKEIYVDDLLQNPYLLLQHKLDPYFNFFFCFIIPGIYSYFMYNNFWDGFFILGALRWIITLHATWSINSASHSFGHRPYNIDIKPTNNIFTSIVALGEGCHNYHHVFPYCYAMNENFYILSINPTKYLINFFYYLGLVWDLKCAKNICKEVRLRETLKLEKRNKALSENIKNEIMKKEDTSYVIELMNSFKALCNDYLNISTFMYILYFLRDIVIMITIFLIHICYCYNKYGNGTMFSTISQKFNIENNKYLSISFSFLFHIILYTLPMGTMFASLYALVYECKRELLFKKPLFNHFFGSIISSFILLPYTSDKNRKSVLTALNEDFVKILKGPIYFDIYTLIFSFFLVFYIMTYYIFGYFYFCTFFLGPYIVFNAWLLIYIYLLKNPPFLQMDINTKEVDIGVLNYVAFQSLLQWKKNNSIYQSKKWLYKMVFSFINFIHHHLCYTHVVEFINSSIPSYRTKEIYKHFDKTLDQYNFLRNDKFMDVLKEFL